CGCGCGAGAGCCCCGATCCGTTCTCGAGCACGAGTCCCGGGACGGGCACTGCCTTGGCTGCGAGCCACTCCCGCACGATGCGCTCGCTCGCCGCCGCCTCGCCCGGCAAGCCCGTCTTCTGCGCCGAGAGGGTTAGGAAGAGCTGGCGCGCCATCACGTTGTTGGAGTACTTGTTGATGTCGCGGATGAGGGCAGCGAGCGGTTCCGACTCGAAGCGGTGAAAGAGCACGGCATTGGCGGGTGCGGTGCCGGCGCGCACCTTGCCGCTGAACCGCCCCCCGGTCTCGCTCCAGATCCAGCGGAACGCGGCTTCGGCGTAGCGATCGGGGTCGAACACCGACAGCGGCCACGTCTTCTCGCCACATTCGGCGGGATACGTGCCCGAGAACACCACGGTGGCGAGCAGCCCGTGCTCCTCCACCTCCACCTTGAGCCCGCGCCGCCAGTTGTTGCACGGCTCCTTCACGAGCCTTGCGCGGCTCGCGATCTCCACGTTCGGGAAGTCGGGCTCGCCCACCACGCGCACGCCGGCCTCCTCGGGAACGAAGCGGAAGTCGATGGCCTTGAAGTTCACGAGCAGGGCGTCGGGCCCCACGTTGTAGGCACGACGCGTCTCGCCGTCGAATTTCGCCGGGTCGTGCGCCACGGGCGCGAAGAACGAGCGGTCGAGGATCACGTCGCCACGGATATCGCGAAGCCCTCGGGCGCGAAGCTGCCGGACAAGCTGCCACAGGCGCTCGTAGGTGAGCTTGGGGTCGCCGCCGCCCTTGAGCACCAGGTCGCCCGCGAGCGTGCCCCCGGCCACTTCGCCGGTCACGAGGACATCGGTCTTGAAGGTGTAGGCGGGGCCCAGTAGGTCGAGGCCGGCGAAGGTCGTGACGAGCTTGATCGCGGAGGCGGGGTTCAGGGGCCGGGCCGCCTGGTGCGCCACGAGGCGCTTGCCGCCAGCCACCGGCTCGACCACTGCGCCCACGGCGGATTCGGGAACTCCTGCGCGGGCGAGCGCCTCGCGGACGGGGGCGGGCAGTTGCGCGGCGGCGAGGAAGGGCGCGAGAAGCAGGGCGGCGAGGGCCGGCCTCATTCCGGATGACCCAATTCGTCGGCGATCGCGGTGCCGGCTTCCACGAGGACTGCGAAAGCCTCCTCGTCCGTCACGTAGGGCGGCATGAAATAGACGGTGTTGCCGATGGGGCGCAGGAGCGCGCGATGCCGCATCGCGATCTCGAAGGCGCGCTGCGAGAATTCCGGATCGACGGCCGCGACCTCGAAGGCCCAGATCATGCCCAGGCGCCGCCAGTTGCGCACCGCCGGGTGCTTCGCGAGCGGGGCCGCGATCGCGTCGAAACGCGCGGCCTTCACGCGATTGGCGTCGAGCACGCGCCCCTCTTCGAAGAGGTCGAGCACCGCGCACGCCGCACGGCACGCGAGCGGGTTGCCGGTGTAGGAGTGGGAATGCAGGAACGCGCGGGCCGCCGAGTCGTCGTAGAAGGCGCCGTACACCTCGTCGGTCGACAGGACGCAGGACAGCGGAAGGTATCCCCCCGTGATGCCCTTCGACAGGCACATCAGGTCCGGGCCAGACTCTCCCCGCTCCTTCAGCAGGGAGGTCGGGGGTGAGGCAAACACCTGCTCCCACGCGAACATCGTTCCCGTCCGCCCGAACCCGGTCATGATCTCGTCGGCGATGAGAAGGATGCCGTGCTTCGTCGCGAGTTCCCGCGCGTGGCGCAGGAACAGCGGGTGGTACATGCGCATGCCGCTCGCCCCCTGCACCATCGGCTCGACGATGATCGCGGCGATGGAGTCCTCTTTCGACTCCAGCAGCTTCGCGAGCGCCTGCGCGGCCTCGATGGCGCTGTTCTCGCCCTGGAATTCCTTGCTGCCGGCGTGGCGCGCGGGAAACGGGGTGACGAGGTTGCGGCGAAGCAACGCGGAATACGCCTCGCGGAACGCCGGCACGTCGGTCACCGAAAGCGCGCCGAGTGTCTCGCCGTGGTAACCGCCTTCGAGGTACACGATCTGGTTGCGGTCCGGCCGCCCGCGGTTGGCCTGGTAATGGCAGGCCATCTTGAGCGCGATCTCCGTGGCCGAGGCCC
The sequence above is a segment of the Betaproteobacteria bacterium genome. Coding sequences within it:
- the dacB gene encoding D-alanyl-D-alanine carboxypeptidase/D-alanyl-D-alanine-endopeptidase, coding for MRPALAALLLAPFLAAAQLPAPVREALARAGVPESAVGAVVEPVAGGKRLVAHQAARPLNPASAIKLVTTFAGLDLLGPAYTFKTDVLVTGEVAGGTLAGDLVLKGGGDPKLTYERLWQLVRQLRARGLRDIRGDVILDRSFFAPVAHDPAKFDGETRRAYNVGPDALLVNFKAIDFRFVPEEAGVRVVGEPDFPNVEIASRARLVKEPCNNWRRGLKVEVEEHGLLATVVFSGTYPAECGEKTWPLSVFDPDRYAEAAFRWIWSETGGRFSGKVRAGTAPANAVLFHRFESEPLAALIRDINKYSNNVMARQLFLTLSAQKTGLPGEAAASERIVREWLAAKAVPVPGLVLENGSGLSRAERISAESLAALMRAAWASPVMPELVSSLSLFAVDGTFKSKTGSFAGQAHLKGGTLTGVQAVAGFVMDAKGERWVVVMIVNHDNANRAQGALDALVEWTWKR
- the bioA gene encoding adenosylmethionine--8-amino-7-oxononanoate transaminase, with the protein product MANRDIVRRSLAAVWHPCTQMKQHERFPLVPVARASGAWLEDFEANRFVDGVSSWWVNLFGHSHPAINAAIAGQLETLEHAMLAGFTHEPVVQLSERLAKLAPGRLGHAFYASDGASATEIALKMACHYQANRGRPDRNQIVYLEGGYHGETLGALSVTDVPAFREAYSALLRRNLVTPFPARHAGSKEFQGENSAIEAAQALAKLLESKEDSIAAIIVEPMVQGASGMRMYHPLFLRHARELATKHGILLIADEIMTGFGRTGTMFAWEQVFASPPTSLLKERGESGPDLMCLSKGITGGYLPLSCVLSTDEVYGAFYDDSAARAFLHSHSYTGNPLACRAACAVLDLFEEGRVLDANRVKAARFDAIAAPLAKHPAVRNWRRLGMIWAFEVAAVDPEFSQRAFEIAMRHRALLRPIGNTVYFMPPYVTDEEAFAVLVEAGTAIADELGHPE